In Euphorbia lathyris chromosome 2, ddEupLath1.1, whole genome shotgun sequence, the sequence aatgacctcaaaacgataATTTggaagaattaaaattctttaAAATATCAACAATTCTTGGAGGTTCTTATTTTGAAACTATCAACATTCATTTTTAGGCGTTGATTGAGGTTTTGATGGACTTCAACTATAATTTAGCCTTACAATTAAAATGTTCCTACAAATCAACAAAGAAACCTTATTTATAAATACAAACTTGAACATGCCCCTTTGTCCACGAAAATCAATacatatctaatatattaatagGCTGTTTCTTTATTGTGCATAAAAAAGCCACCAGATGGACCATCATTAGGTAAAAGGGCATACATCACCAGACATTTAACACCTTTTTTGACGGACAATTTACCTGTATTTAGATTGATATCTGTACTAACAAAGCTAGGACATACAGAATTTAttctaaatttgaaaaatttctTAGCTTGGATTTGTGTGTAACCATTCAAAGCTGTTTTTGATAGTACATAGGAAGACATGAAAGCAGGCCAACCTTTGGTTTCTGATAGACACGAACATTCTTTAAAGTCTTttaaaaactgaattaaaaaCCTTGTGAATTTTCTCTTTAGAAAGTTTTTCAGTATTACTTAATACTTCTTTAAGCCATTCATTTGATACATTCCCGAAACAAGTTATAAGAATGTTATGAGTTAGAAAGCAAAAATGTATATACTTGGACTAGAGTAACTCCAATTTCAATTTCTTATATTTTAGGGATAAGGCCAATTTTGACTAACATTTTAGGTGACGTGTAAATATGGTCCTAACGTACAAAATGGTTCTAAACAtttccaaacaagatcaattttagcactACTCTACCGAAAATTTGAGAAAGCcgatttgactgttatttaactgtcacatcgaaCCTTCCAAACATTAAtcatgtctaagatatttaatgtgttactaaCACGGTTACAAAAAATATGTTAGAATGCTAACAATTAAATATGTCACgaataagttaatcacaaaaatattgaatatattacacctatggccactgaaatttactcattttcacgataaaaccactaaacttcaaaacgtaaTATAAAAGTGACTGAAGTTTAACTAACACttcaaaatgactgttaacaacctcaaaatggaaaTGTTCAAGAATTTCAGTTgtttagaacgacatttaccttgaaaccacattttttactttccaaaatcatcatttctaaacctttctatatctaaaagttcactttctcttttctaaccaaacaacacttaaatgacctaAAAACGAAAATTtagaagaattaaagttccttaaaatattaaAGATTCTTGGAGGTTCTTATTTTAAGGCCATCAACATTCATTTTCAGGCGTTGATTGAAGTTTAGAGGTCataatgttaaaaagtgtaaaattaattaacttttatgttacgtttgaagtttagtggtcataccatgaaaatgagtaaagtttttTAATATCACATAATAGAAACCAAGTTTTCTCTTTGGAATTTTTCATAATataaaagtgtaaagttcatcCATATACAAATCGAAGAAACTATACAGGTTATATTTGGAATTTGTCCTAATATAAACATGTAAAGTTGATAGACTTGAACTATAATTTAGCCTTACAATTAAAATGTTTCACAAATGTTCCTACAAATCAACAAAGAAACCTTATTTATAAATACAAACTTGAACATGTCCCTTTGTCCACGAAAATCAATacatatctaatatattaatagGTTGTTTCTTGATTGTACATAAAAAAGCCACCAGATGGACCATCATTAGGTAAAAGGGCATACATTACCAGACATTTAACACCTTCTTTGACGGATAATTTACCTGTATTGAGATTGATATCTGTACTGACAAAGCCAGGACATACAGAATTTATTCTAAATTTGGGAAATTTCTTAGCTTGGATTTGTGTGTAACCATTCAAAGCTGCTTTTGATAGTACGTAAGAAGACATGAAAGCAGGCCAACCTTTGTTTACCGGTGGACATGAACATTCTTTAAAGTCGTTTAGAAACTGAATTAGAACCTCGTCAATTTTCTCTTCAGAAAGCTTTTCGGTATTACTTAATACCTCTTTAGCCCATTCATTTGATACATTCTGATACAAGTCATAAAGAATATTATGAGCTAAAGTTCACAAATGTATATAATTTTGGATTGGATTCtcaatttcttatatttttttttttttgcagaattTTAGGATCCGTTTGGCTACTTGATGTTTCCTGTTTCTGTTAACTGGTTGTTGTTCCTGTTTCCTGGTTGCCTTTGGAAAAGGTTTTTCCGAAAAGCAGAGATTCCccgcttttgtaaaaagctacttttcagatgtaaaaggcaaataagaaatgtctaaccaaacacctaaaactctgcctTTTAAAGTGAAAGGCAAACAGtaggtgaaaagtaggtaaacaaacacaCCTTTAATCAAGGCTCGGAAAATATTTTGTTGGAGAATGAAATATTTTCCGATGTTGGGCTATAATGTCGGAAAACAGAAAGAAAAACTTCAGTGACCTTTTTGAAACTATGTCCAAACTTCAACGATCATCAATGCAATTAATTCGTTGTAATTTTGCCCGCATCATAGAAATTGTAGCTCAATTTTACCAATTCTCATGGAATTCTATCCTAATTTctgttaatatttttttagaacaggGTAAAATCCAACTAGATTTCTatcataattataaaattgagctaatttttttataatacgAGTAAAACTGGAATGTTttatataataagaaataaaatttaactTTCACAATAAATTAAGGGATAAAATTTGAACTTTATccttttgaaagaaaaaaaatgtcaaactcaattaaaatttaaatttcaaaTCAAACTAAGCCTAACCTCCCAAATATTGAGGCGCTGTGAAATTTAGGGCGGATCAAGTATGAAGGTTGGGTGGATGGAGGATAGAGGATAGCACAAATCCTCCTCTCATTTCATATGAAATACACATTTAGGTTTTGTTCGGTTAGAAGAAAGTACAGATGGAAGGAAGATAAGTATAGAACTTTTGGGAcataaaaacatattttttttcccaatcaAATACACCTTCAGTCCAAACGTATGCTATAAAAGTTCAAATTAGACATTTTACTTATAACTAACAACCAATGAGAATAAATCATTTATAGGCTCCGTTTGTGTAGACCCAGTAacacattttaaaaataatatacggGGCCCACTTATATTCAAGCAGTGCCCACAAATGACATATTCTATTAGTTCCAAATAAAATGCCTACTTACAACTATCATAGCACAGTATAATTTCTCATTCGTGCAAAAGAAAGTGGCGAAACATTCACAATCCTAGGTGAATCAGAGTAGAGGATTAAGTGCTTCAATCATCCTCTTGGCACCATTTCATATGAAACATACATTTAGGTTTTGTTCGGTTAGAAGAAAGTAGGGATGAAAGGAAGATAATTATGGATTTTTGGGAGTATTTGGacataaaacatttttttcccaATCAAACACACCCTCGTTCCAAGCCAATACACCAAGACAGAATAAGTTCAATACGCCAAGACATAATAAGTTAAACAGGTATGCTATGAGAGTTAAAAGTAGACATCTTTATTATAACTGAAGACTAATGAGAGAATACATCATTTATAGGCTCCATTAGTATAGACACTGCAacacattttaaaaataatgtgtGGGTCTCATTTATATTCAAACAGTGCCTACAAATGACGTATTTTATTACAAATGACGTATTTTATTAGTTCGAAGTAAAATGCCTATTTGAAACTATCATAGCATGGTATAATTTCTCGTTCGTGCAAAAGAGAGTGGATTAAGAGTTACCTCTAATTTGCCCATGGAGGATGAAACATTAACAATCCTAGGTGAATCAGATAACTCGAGTAGAGGATTAAGTGCTTCAATCATCCTCTTGGCACCATAATAGTTTATTTTCACACATTCTTCGGCTAACTCATATGTTTGACTCATTATTTCACTCCAATTTATTTGTCCACCTTCCTGCATCAACGAAATCAAGCATCATGTTCATGTACATAGGAAAATAAAATTCTGAAGCTTAATATATCTTTAGAAATTGTCTAAAAAAGTCAATTATCCCTGTATTTTGAAAAGGTTGAATTCACTTCCTAAATTTATTTAGAATGACCAATTTACTCATTAATCTTTTGAACAAAGATCTATTAGTCttctaaaattgtttaaagCGTACATATTTCAACTTTCCTAAAATTTACCTTATTTCACCATGTGAATTTTAAGAGATTAATAGGtaactttaaataaattcaggagtaaaattgaatattttaagggcaattgatttttttagacAAGTACAAGTGGCTAGCAACCAACGTATTAAGCAATTTTGAATGATGAAAGCAATCGAAAAAGGTAGCAGTCGTTAGGCTGAAAAGCGGAGAAGTAAGTAGGCCAATGCCAATTGAAACCTAACTAGTTGTCCCTCTTCGATTTCGATGACAGTCTTACTTTCAGTAATCATGCTATGCTATGTATAACATAAACAATCTACAATACTCTTATTCTACTTGGGCAATCAGTAACTAATTTTGATGCTTAATTAGcctcaaatcaaattttaaccTTTGTTTATTTTACATAAGTTTGATGTAAAAAGATAACTCTTGAAACATTAATAGAAACTTGTTTCAATTACTATCAGTATAAGTAGGCTTGTAATCAAGCCGAGCCGAGCTGTGACCTCCTTATAGTCAACTCGTTAGAAAATTGACAAGATCAACAGCTCAAAATCTTGTTTATGAGCTGTACGTTTGTTTGTTCACGAGCTTTTCTAGTGAACAGCTAGTTAATTTTAAGCATTAACTTTGCTCGCCAACatcttattaattatattttctgaaatttgttgaattgttttcctataaaactaatttttaaCACAAAATTATATAGTTTTGCATTTTCTCTTTGtagaaatactattattagaaaaaataattgaaccaaTCTTGCTTACAAGCGTGTTTATGAACATTACAATCAAGTTTGTTCATGAATCTATAACCGAGTCTACTCCCGAGCTTTCGAGCTGACTTAAATCGAGCCGAATTACGAGTGGCTGGGTTCATTAACAACTCTTAAATATAAGTCTCATCAAATATGAAGAAACTTACGAGTATCCTAGTAGAAACTTACTTTGCTCGGATCAGAAGCTCTTAAAGCGTCAGCATCAATTTTAACTCCAGAAACTCCTGCATTATTTACCTGCACAGAAACACAATATTGCTTTCAAAATCTCAAAAAACGATTATTTGAAATTTGCTTCCTTCAAAAACACTGAGAATCTCATAAAACTGATTCAGAAGTAACAATTAACTTTGAAAGAGACATATCAtctgttaaaatttataaaatctactacaaatatcataaaaggaGCCACTGATAGAACGAAGAACGAAATCGCATAATgaagcaattttaattaattaaataatcagTTTATACACAGAAACACATCAATCAAAACCTCAGATTGAGATAACGAGTACAAAGATATCAAGCTTTCCGAAGTTAGTTGTTCAAAATCAAAGTCTGTCTATCAATCCAATTCAAATTTCTCTTTAAATCCATTAATCAAACAGGATATAGGCATTAACTTTAGATGCAAAGATTAGGTGAGGTTAAATTAACTATATCCGTACCAAGATATCAAGCTTTCCGAACTGAGATTTGATGAAATCAGCAAGCGCAGCGACACTGTCAGAATCGGCGACATCAAGTTGATGAAAAACGACATAATCGGAGAGACCGGAATCATTGAGTTTCTGAACAGCTTCAAGGCCTCTCTTCTCATCTCTGGCCGTTAAAATCACGACAATTCCTTTTGAAGCAAGCTCCTCACAAATTCCAAATCCGATCCCCTTGTTTGCTCCTGTGACCACAGCATATCTGGAACATATAGTGAGATTCTCATAAATCATAAGTAAGAAATTGCATAAAAGATAGGGAAGATTAATTTCCATACGATTgaagaagaattacctcttgTTATCATCTGCCATTGATGATTTATAAGTAGAAGTTGAAAAGTTTCTCGATGCTTCTGTATGCTCCTTTGTAAGTTACAaagttgaattgaattgaagtgAGGAAGATAACAAGCAGTGAAGGAAAGAGGCCGAGAGAGAGATGAGAAATGAATTTGAAAGATGAAATGCGAGGAGCACTAGAATTTGACAAAATCAATTTCAACTGCTTCATTTGAATAATATTTTAACATTACAAATATGTTATATGTTATTTATTGATGTGATGGGAGGTTGTTGGGCCTCAGATGATTGACATGGGCTTTGACATTTGGGGCTTCTAGAGCCCAAGGTTTCTCTTATTTTACTTCGATTCAAATAAAAAGGTATTGCTAAATACCGCCCCTAATTTCCGGTTCACCGCACTGTTTTGACCATTATACCCTTGCCACTTTTTTTCCCCTAAAACCTTCAAAACTCTCTCTagttttctctcccgagcacaaatcccggatttgaaaaaaatggatcaaaacattcccgaagacaatgagttcgaacacaaggtaatattacgagaattaaaaacgttatttagcattttttctatttttttttattcgatttttgcctgggcgggtggcgaataccacccgttccttaggccgaatggatgaactacccgttcggcctaaggaacgggtggtacgcgccacccgctccacccatggaacgggtggtacgcgccaCCCGTTTCACCTATGGAACGGGCAGTACGCGCTGCCCGTTCAGGCAAAAATGGGCAGAAATTGCGCCGAATTAATTTCGAACGGGAGAAATAGCCCCgaagtattttttttgtaattttaatgtaaatttttcgtatattcaggtaccgatagaagattggaaccccgataacattgattatagttcgcgttttataacggataccgttttcccctccagtcaggatgctattgattgggcaaaaaagatagctattcagaatgggtttgagcTTGTAATATTTTCGCACAAAAATGGGGGAAAACAGAAGTTGTTGcgctgttcacggggtgaacgatatagaggtgttgtgCAAAATGATGAAGATCATGCAATtagaaaaagtaaaactaaagcgtaccgctgtaaatttcagattaaagcctatcaacatgcagacctttcgggatgggggataaaggctaaggctgggttaactggaatgcataaccatacaatacgtatgtatccagagggaagtcggcaaatgagcggactcagtatcgcatctaaacaaattgtgcgtgatatgtcttcagctcaagcaaagccttgtgctattttagcagcagttaaagaaaaacacccagaggacaactcagtaattaaacacatataattacagggacaaaatgaggagggacgcgtttgaaggtagagacctggctagtcaattctaccatattgttgtggagaacaaatatgtcaattacacacaggctgattcaggtgtgataacgcatgtgttcatggcacatccagagtcagttgatatgttcaggacttaccactggtacatcggcattgattcaacgtacaaaacaaacaagtacaaaatgccgtttgttgagattgttgggatgacgccatgcaataataacttcaagatagcgtatgctattgttaaagacgagaccgaagggagctatcgttggattttgcaaaggctgaagattttgcttggggATGATCTTAACCCGACCGTTGTTGTTAGTGACAGGGAGCTTGGGTTATTAAAGCCGATACAAGAAGTTTCTCCACAAGCAgcgcacttgctatgcacttggcatataaataaggatgtggaagatcgtgtgtatagaatcattggagataaaggtcttg encodes:
- the LOC136220809 gene encoding (+)-neomenthol dehydrogenase-like isoform X2, encoding MADDNKRYAVVTGANKGIGFGICEELASKGIVVILTARDEKRGLEAVQKLNDSGLSDYVVFHQLDVADSDSVAALADFIKSQFGKLDILVNNAGVSGVKIDADALRASDPSKEGGQINWSEIMSQTYELAEECVKINYYGAKRMIEALNPLLELSDSPRIVNVSSSMGKLENVSNEWAKEVLSNTEKLSEEKIDEVLIQFLNDFKECSCPPVNKGWPAFMSSYVLSKAALNGYTQIQAKKFPKFRINSVCPGFVSTDINLNTGKLSVKEGVKCLVMYALLPNDGPSGGFFMYNQETTY
- the LOC136220809 gene encoding (+)-neomenthol dehydrogenase-like isoform X1, whose translation is MIYENLTICSRYAVVTGANKGIGFGICEELASKGIVVILTARDEKRGLEAVQKLNDSGLSDYVVFHQLDVADSDSVAALADFIKSQFGKLDILVNNAGVSGVKIDADALRASDPSKEGGQINWSEIMSQTYELAEECVKINYYGAKRMIEALNPLLELSDSPRIVNVSSSMGKLENVSNEWAKEVLSNTEKLSEEKIDEVLIQFLNDFKECSCPPVNKGWPAFMSSYVLSKAALNGYTQIQAKKFPKFRINSVCPGFVSTDINLNTGKLSVKEGVKCLVMYALLPNDGPSGGFFMYNQETTY
- the LOC136220809 gene encoding (+)-neomenthol dehydrogenase-like isoform X3, whose protein sequence is MITRGANKGIGFGICEELASKGIVVILTARDEKRGLEAVQKLNDSGLSDYVVFHQLDVADSDSVAALADFIKSQFGKLDILVNNAGVSGVKIDADALRASDPSKEGGQINWSEIMSQTYELAEECVKINYYGAKRMIEALNPLLELSDSPRIVNVSSSMGKLENVSNEWAKEVLSNTEKLSEEKIDEVLIQFLNDFKECSCPPVNKGWPAFMSSYVLSKAALNGYTQIQAKKFPKFRINSVCPGFVSTDINLNTGKLSVKEGVKCLVMYALLPNDGPSGGFFMYNQETTY